Sequence from the Luteibacter aegosomaticola genome:
AGCGGGGCTACGGGCGCCAGCTTCCCGTCCGCGGCGAGCGGGATGATGCTGCGGGTCGAGGGGCCGATGGCGTCGGCGTACTCGCGGACCGCCTTGAGCCCAGCCGGGGTCATCATGGCCGCGTAGGTCAGCGTCGGCTGGTCGGCCGGGTGGTCGTCGCCAGCCTCCATGAGCTGGAGCAGGCGAATATTCGGGTGGTCCTTGCCCAGTTTGCCGCGCAGGTACTTAAGGTTATCCACCTCGAATGACTGGATCTCGACCGGCGCGGTGCGGGTATAGGCGTGGGCGGCCAGGGTCGCCAGCACCTTGTCTTCCATCGGCAGGCCGATGCCACGGAAGTACGTGGAATGCTTGATCTCGGGAATGATCCCCAGCACCTTGCCCCGCGCCGAGGCCTCGGCGGCGACGAATTCGATCATCTCGTCGAAGGTCGGCACCGTGAACTGGCCGTCGAACGCGGTGTTGGCCTTGCGGATATCGGCCAGGCGCTCGCGGGCGCGCAGCGTCTTCAGCTCGGCGAGGGTGAAGTCTTCGGTGAACCAGCCGGTGATCTGCACGCCATCCACGGTCTTGGTGGTCTTGCGGCTGGCGAACTCCGGGTGTGCGGCGACGTCCGTGGTGCCGCCGATCTCATTCTCATGCCGCACCACCAGCACGCCGTCCTTCGTCGAGACCAGGTCGGGCTCGATGAAGTCGGCGCCGTCGCGAATGGCGACGGCGTATGAGGCCAGGGTGTGCTCGGGCCGCAGGGCACTGGCCCCGCGGTGGCCGATCACCAGCACTTTCGCGGCGATGGGACGGGCATCCATGGCTTCCACGGTCATCGGCAAGGCTCCGCACATGAGGGCAAGGAGGCCAAAGGATAGCGCCGTCTTCATCATCAGAAATCCGCCGAAAGGGTCACGAAGCTCTGCCGCGGGGCGCTGGCGTGGAAGGCGAGGGCACGGCCCTGCGGATCCGTGGCGGCGAACGCGGTGAGGTTGGTAGCGTAGCGATGGTCGGTGAGGTTGGTGACGTTCAACGCCAGGGTCAGCGCCTTCAGCTGGCCGATCGCACCGAAATCGTAGCTCGCGCCGAAATCGAACGAGGTGGCACCGGCCACGCTCTGGTCGTTGGTGTAGGTGTAATAGCGCTTGCCGGTGTACTTGCCACGCAGGCTCGCGGTCCACGGGCCGGTGGTGTAGCTCACTTCGCTCGCGAACATGCGCTTGGGCGTATCCACCGTGGTCTTGCCCTTCACCGGCACCTCGACGCCATTGGCGACGTAGTTGTCATCGTACTTCG
This genomic interval carries:
- a CDS encoding glycerophosphodiester phosphodiesterase, with protein sequence MTVEAMDARPIAAKVLVIGHRGASALRPEHTLASYAVAIRDGADFIEPDLVSTKDGVLVVRHENEIGGTTDVAAHPEFASRKTTKTVDGVQITGWFTEDFTLAELKTLRARERLADIRKANTAFDGQFTVPTFDEMIEFVAAEASARGKVLGIIPEIKHSTYFRGIGLPMEDKVLATLAAHAYTRTAPVEIQSFEVDNLKYLRGKLGKDHPNIRLLQLMEAGDDHPADQPTLTYAAMMTPAGLKAVREYADAIGPSTRSIIPLAADGKLAPVAPLVHDAHAAGLEVHPYTFRPENHFLAANFRNGAGDAARNEAGSVEEIRAYLATGIDAFFTDDPALGRKALDHR